In Gadus morhua chromosome 5, gadMor3.0, whole genome shotgun sequence, the genomic stretch ATTAAACGCACTCAAACAAATTCAGAACTTTGCAAAGGTAATAAAAAAAGCATTGCAAAACCagtaacaaaataaatgctttaTTACCGGAAAGGTCTGTTTCTTCGCAGAAATCTGAACTTGCAGATGTATACAGTAGTATACCTAAGCAGCTTTGCATGAaagaaatgcagaaatgtatGGACCACAGATTTAGATTAGTAAGAAGGAACTACCATGCTTGCACACTAAccaatacacacattcacacataggCAACTGATGAAATTATACATGCTTTTACTTTAATTTACAGAATTTTGTAAAATCTTGGCCAGATTTATACGCTTAATTTATTTACGGTAGTAAAGTCAAATGAGCTGGGACTGATACTGCAACAAATACAGTTGCTGTATACATGTGACTAATTTGCATCTCTATTATTTGAATACCAGTACGGACAGTTGGAATCTCTTGACCAAGGGAACAACTGTATGAACAAAACTAAATTCTTCATTGGAGCCGATTGAAAAAGatacacaaaatatataacACCTTTAATGTCTgctaaaaaataatacaatcaaGGCACTTTAGGCAGTATTCAAGCAGAAAAAGAATCCaaagatgaaaaataaaaaaatcttaatCAGTAGTGCCAATTAGTAACATTGGTAATATTCTTTTCTCACATTTCAATAACTTCCCTAATTACAACTCAGAGATAAGCCAAATTGAAATTGTTAAATCGGTTAAGACCAGGGAGCCACAGACAGCAAAATATGAATGGCCGGTTAGGGCATAAATCATCGTCAGTCCTTAAATTAGTATGCACAAAGCTGGGCTTCCACAATGGGGAATATCCTTGTTCTTAGCAGCTACTTGATAGAAGAGTGTGGGTTGCAGAATTCTAGAGTAGCTTTTTATTGAGAATTTCCCACACCATGATCTTCCGGAACAGGGTCATGTGGCActaaagaggaagaagaggagaagccCTGGTTTATCAACAAGTGTAAAAAAAGGTGCAAAATACTAAAATCTGAAAATTCTGGTAAATTCTCACACTTCATCAAGGCAGGACGGGACAGATCGTTTGCATACCAAAGCTACTTTAAAATCACGAATGTACagataaatgtaaaaaaaacatggccAACGGCCTTGTTATTTTTGGAAAATTCCCAGAAAATCCAACGATTTCTGTActttatttttctcatttaCAAGTAAGAGTTAGATGGACTATAGCAATCAGAATACCAGATGGGGAAAAAGATAAAACATTTACCTGTTTAAAGTCCAGGGGCCTTCCTTTAGAGATGTAGTCTGCATATTTACATGCAAAAATACCGCAGTCACTGCCGTTCTTTTGCTGGGGAATCTCCTAGACATTGGGACATAAAGAGGGTCAGGCAAGTCTTGAGCGAAGAAACACAGACTGGATCTTTTTGGCCAGATTGTGTCGTTGCCAATGTGCGGTCCATGGGAACTTACGCAGGCCCGTATACTGCCAACGGTCCACCTTGAAGTGTCCAAGTCCTTTCCTTTCTTGACTTTGTGCTCCTCCCTCAAGAAGATTCTTGGGGTGAAAAGAGGGATGTAGAGTTTATTTATAGGCAAAATTAACAGGGAACTTTCTACAACATTACAATTAACGCAAGCGTCACAATGGTGATATGAATATAAACACATTCTAAAAAACAGTCAGGTCGTATATTCATCGTTGGCTAACAAACTGTAGTTTGTGTGCGGAGGATCGCAATGTAGACTCACAGTAAAAGACTGCAGATGTCATCATGCCGCTGACCCATCGAGTCATACGACTTCACTGATTGGCTTCTGAGATCGATCACCTAAAAGAAAGAGCATAAAGAATACAACACAATATGACAAAAGGGGTAGAGTTAAACCTTAACATAAAATGAGCAATTATACATCACATAAAACCATAACCACATCAGTAGATCATTTGAATTGCCATTTGATGGCCTTTGAATGAAGTCTATTTGCACAAGGATTTTCAACACTGCTTGTAATGACTAAtcacactcccacctggtggtataatacgtcCCCCATATTGCTTCGACGACATGAATCAACTTAAAGAATGAAACATTTTTTTTCGTCAGGCAGTATTAGGCCAATCGTTCAGGGTGTTTGGGCTCTGACTCACGGCCATGGCCCAGTGGACGTCGAGGTGCAGGGGCACCAGGATGAGGTCATGGAGAAAGAGATCCACGGCCTTGGTCCAGCGCCTCACGGCCCAGTGGCCTCCAGCCtgcccgccctcccccccacgcAGCTTGGGGAGGAAGAAGGTGCTGAAGCAGTAGACCCGTGGCCCTGGGGCAGCCTGGCTGGACGAGCGCTCCATGACCAGGGAGAGGTAGAAGTTGATCACCTGAGGGGGAGTTGTACAACGAGGACGCAAGGTGAACCGTAGTCCCAGTGATCGTAAATGATAccacacttaaaaataaaagattGCGTTCATTCAAAAATGTTAAGTTGACGGAAACGTCACAGGACTTATTGTTCAGGGGAACACAAGAACATGCAAGCAACCACCAGGGAACGTTGACTAGTTCCACCATTGGGCCTCACGAGCGAATGTACCTCGTCGTTGAGCCAGTTGCCCTCCCGCAGAGTGGCCAGGTCCCTCTGCGTGATGCGCAGTTTGAAGGCCGCACTCAGTACCAGGGAAGGGTCAGCTTGGTTCAGGGCTGCACTCACTTCCTCTGCCATGTCCtggacacggacacacggacacacaatcAAATTTAAGATCTTCTGTTGAGAGATCCAAGTCAACCGGATTCAATTTGTATGGTGCATCAAATTTAAAACTGGATATGCAAAAACTACAATTATTCAGAGTGGTGTATCTAGTGCTATAAAATCCTGTTGCCTTTTTTTAGAGGTGATGAAAGGAGAGACAATGAAGACGTATGCCCTGGCATGGGCACACGTCACAAATGAAATGGCAGCACCCGGTTAGTTCTGACCCTAGTGAGTCGGGGCAGGTCCTCGTCCGCGTGCCGCGTGAGGTTAGTGCGTGTCGGGGGCTGGTCGCTCTGCTGGGTCAGCGCCGGGTCCACCAAGTGGAGCCGCGTAGCCACCTCGGTGGACAGGTCCGTGTCCGATGGATGCTTCTGGTTGGACTACAAAGAAAGGTACAACATGTCAGAGACTAGACATGGTTTAACAACTGAAAAGGTGCGACTGAATTCCCTTTATTTTATGTTAAGGCTGAATGATTAATCTAATCCAAACCCACATTGCAATGTAACAGAACGCGATTttcaagtaaaaaataaatgaagtgtTTGTTTTAATGTTACATTATCGAACCATTACGAGGGTCGGAATCTGAAACACAGGTTCATGTGTACCGGACACTACCCTCCCCGCATGCGGGACACGAGTGAGTTCAACAGAAAAATGAGAGGTCCCATGACATCCCACCAGGTGTCAGTGTGACAAGCCtagttgtgatgtcataagagcccgattttcaaaacggatgtatcggctaatcacacctggtggcatgccatgggatctttaaataaAATTCGCAATTggatttccccaaatcgttcagccctatttTCTATTCCTTATATACCCACTATAGCAGGAGAGATTGCTACCTTTGCCCAACTGCCCCGTTTCTCCTGGAACGTTCCAGTCAGTGTCTTAGTGAATAGAATGTCCGTCCTCCTGTTGACAATAGGCAGCCATTCACAATATGGTTCAAATGACACAAGCATGCATAGTAATGCTAGCGGACTGAGTACTTGCAAAAGCAAAAACACAAACCTCTCTTTAACATCATTAGTTGCAGATGAATCTCTCCATGAGTACGCACTTGGGGTTGCTGTATAACAGAATTGTAAGGCCTTCAGTAATTCCTCAGGTAAATGCATATCCTTCAGCGATATTAATGAACGTAATTGCACttctgttgatattttattgatttgtatGCACTTATCCTTGTCTAGTATTGTTAGCTCTGTTGGTGTAGCATGTACAAGAGTACGTCTAATTTCTAAACTGCTGCCATGCTTTGGTAATTCTCAACCACATTTCTAAGCCGGTTTGGATGCATGCACCTGTGAATAGCACGTTGGAAATAATGTTCAACACGGTTCTCAGAGGAGAAGGGACAGCAGTGTGGTTCACCTGGAACGGATCCGGTCTTTCTGGGCATAGAGTCAAAGGCTCTTGCAAAACGGCTTTGTCTGCACCCGCCCTGGGGAGATGACACGCTGGAAAGGAAACATGGA encodes the following:
- the senp2 gene encoding sentrin-specific protease 2 isoform X2 — encoded protein: MYGWIVDGISSLFEPVSDQNHTEWPGNSAQVPGRSAVTPGTRPESHARPAKRNYQSVHVSNGASQGEQREAKRRKLDVVLSFVKKAVAGVAGLLRRNPQNKNCERYRRYEESKIQPVTLMGIDELQTSWLTGTKWRMDNSAGGINDRDGAGRNSFPRPSPLSVRKYSGAVLSGGILDGGKDRGTSLPSRSALGVGLGAASANAELSHLCFGQSRCYTPGVTVQEAMKQNDKEHYRRLLEMLGTEKCSKSQPLTCSRTTPQAVSSPQGGCRQSRFARAFDSMPRKTGSVPATPSAYSWRDSSATNDVKERRTDILFTKTLTGTFQEKRGSWAKSNQKHPSDTDLSTEVATRLHLVDPALTQQSDQPPTRTNLTRHADEDLPRLTRDMAEEVSAALNQADPSLVLSAAFKLRITQRDLATLREGNWLNDEVINFYLSLVMERSSSQAAPGPRVYCFSTFFLPKLRGGEGGQAGGHWAVRRWTKAVDLFLHDLILVPLHLDVHWAMAVIDLRSQSVKSYDSMGQRHDDICSLLLIFLREEHKVKKGKDLDTSRWTVGSIRACEIPQQKNGSDCGIFACKYADYISKGRPLDFKQCHMTLFRKIMVWEILNKKLL
- the senp2 gene encoding sentrin-specific protease 2 isoform X1, with translation MYGWIVDGISSLFEPVSDQNHTEWPGNSAQVPGRSAVTPGTRPESHARPAKRNYQSVHVSNGASQGEQREAKRRKLDVVLSFVKKAVAGVAGLLRRNPQNKNCERYRRYEESKIQPVTLMGIDELQTSWLTGTKWRMGNNGFGSRSADNSAGGINDRDGAGRNSFPRPSPLSVRKYSGAVLSGGILDGGKDRGTSLPSRSALGVGLGAASANAELSHLCFGQSRCYTPGVTVQEAMKQNDKEHYRRLLEMLGTEKCSKSQPLTCSRTTPQAVSSPQGGCRQSRFARAFDSMPRKTGSVPATPSAYSWRDSSATNDVKERRTDILFTKTLTGTFQEKRGSWAKSNQKHPSDTDLSTEVATRLHLVDPALTQQSDQPPTRTNLTRHADEDLPRLTRDMAEEVSAALNQADPSLVLSAAFKLRITQRDLATLREGNWLNDEVINFYLSLVMERSSSQAAPGPRVYCFSTFFLPKLRGGEGGQAGGHWAVRRWTKAVDLFLHDLILVPLHLDVHWAMAVIDLRSQSVKSYDSMGQRHDDICSLLLIFLREEHKVKKGKDLDTSRWTVGSIRACEIPQQKNGSDCGIFACKYADYISKGRPLDFKQCHMTLFRKIMVWEILNKKLL